Proteins co-encoded in one Xanthomonas campestris pv. badrii genomic window:
- a CDS encoding GTP-binding protein encodes MSLPANKLVFVGGMGAGKTTAVRAISDVEPVSTEMPLSQDAYGDKTYTTVALDYSSIELEDGELLHVYGVPGQKYLDFMWPLVCDGALGVIVLANARDPQMPEATLALLREFAQIAPDASVAVGITMTDEVEDFLLPPFRDGLVAEGFRIPVMRVDARSATQITFLVKSLLSYRHTSAT; translated from the coding sequence ATGAGTCTTCCAGCCAACAAACTGGTGTTCGTGGGCGGCATGGGCGCCGGCAAGACCACCGCCGTGCGCGCCATCTCCGACGTGGAGCCGGTCAGCACCGAGATGCCGCTCAGCCAGGATGCCTACGGCGACAAGACCTACACCACGGTCGCGCTGGACTACAGCTCGATCGAACTGGAAGACGGCGAACTGCTGCACGTCTACGGCGTGCCGGGGCAGAAGTACCTGGATTTCATGTGGCCGCTGGTCTGCGACGGCGCGCTGGGCGTGATCGTGCTGGCCAATGCGCGCGATCCGCAGATGCCCGAAGCCACCCTGGCGCTGCTCCGCGAGTTCGCGCAGATCGCACCCGACGCCAGCGTGGCAGTGGGCATCACCATGACCGACGAGGTCGAAGACTTCCTGCTGCCGCCGTTCCGCGATGGCCTGGTCGCCGAAGGGTTCCGTATTCCGGTGATGCGTGTGGATGCGCGCTCGGCCACCCAGATCACGTTCCTGGTGAAGTCGCTGCTGTCCTACCGCCATACCTCGGCGACCTGA
- a CDS encoding tryptophan--tRNA ligase, whose protein sequence is MTTRVLTGITTSGTPHLGNYVGAIRPAIQASAAADAESFYFLADLHSLIKAQDPARTQRSTLEIAASWLACGLDPDKVWFYRQSDVPETTELMWLLTCVAGKGILNRAHAYKAAVDKNRADGEDDDAGVTAGLFMYPVLMAADILIFNAHKVPVGRDQIQHIEMARDFAQRFNHVYGHDFFTLPDAVIDEQVSTLPGLDGRKMSKSYGNTIALFAPREELRKLVFSIVTDSRAPGEPKDTQGSALFQLYQAFATPAETTAFAQAFAEGISWGDAKQQLFERIDREIAPLRTRYEALMAEPARIEAILRAGGARLRARYATPLLAQLRDAVGLRDLSDQAGPVAVQAGEKIALPVFKQYRDSDGQFYFKLNDGAGASLLQSDGFASPRDAGQLIARLKQAVQASDLQLPGVHAQADADVVLAALQALREA, encoded by the coding sequence ATGACCACTCGCGTTCTTACCGGCATCACCACCTCCGGCACACCGCACCTGGGCAACTATGTCGGTGCGATCCGCCCCGCCATCCAGGCCAGCGCTGCCGCCGATGCGGAGAGCTTCTATTTCTTGGCCGATCTGCACAGCCTGATCAAGGCGCAGGATCCGGCGCGTACGCAGCGCTCCACCCTGGAGATCGCCGCCAGCTGGCTGGCCTGCGGGCTGGACCCGGACAAGGTGTGGTTCTATCGCCAGTCCGATGTGCCGGAGACCACCGAGTTGATGTGGCTGCTGACCTGCGTGGCCGGCAAGGGCATCCTCAACCGCGCGCATGCCTACAAGGCGGCGGTGGACAAGAACCGCGCCGACGGCGAGGACGACGATGCCGGCGTGACCGCCGGCTTGTTCATGTATCCGGTGCTGATGGCGGCCGATATCCTGATCTTCAACGCGCACAAGGTGCCGGTGGGGCGCGACCAGATCCAGCACATCGAAATGGCGCGCGACTTCGCGCAGCGCTTCAACCATGTGTACGGCCACGACTTCTTTACCCTGCCCGATGCGGTGATCGACGAGCAGGTGTCCACCTTGCCGGGCCTGGATGGCCGCAAGATGAGCAAGAGCTACGGCAATACCATCGCGCTGTTCGCCCCGCGCGAGGAGCTGCGCAAGCTGGTGTTCTCCATCGTGACCGATTCGCGCGCGCCGGGTGAGCCCAAGGACACCCAGGGTTCGGCGCTGTTTCAGTTGTACCAGGCCTTCGCCACGCCGGCGGAGACCACGGCCTTCGCGCAGGCGTTTGCCGAAGGGATCAGCTGGGGCGACGCCAAGCAGCAGCTGTTCGAGCGCATCGACCGCGAGATTGCGCCGCTGCGCACGCGCTACGAGGCACTGATGGCCGAGCCGGCCAGGATCGAAGCGATCCTGCGCGCCGGCGGTGCACGCCTGCGCGCGCGCTACGCCACCCCGCTGCTGGCCCAGCTGCGCGATGCGGTGGGCCTGCGCGACCTGTCCGATCAGGCGGGCCCGGTGGCGGTGCAGGCTGGCGAAAAAATCGCCTTGCCGGTGTTCAAGCAATACCGCGACAGCGACGGGCAGTTCTATTTCAAGTTGAACGATGGTGCCGGCGCCTCGCTGCTGCAGAGCGATGGCTTTGCCTCGCCACGCGATGCCGGGCAGTTGATCGCGCGCCTGAAGCAGGCCGTGCAGGCCAGCGATTTGCAATTGCCCGGTGTGCATGCCCAGGCCGATGCCGATGTGGTTCTTGCCGCGCTGCAGGCGCTGCGCGAGGCCTGA
- a CDS encoding roadblock/LC7 domain-containing protein: MSKLNLEHLHSLAGFVGAALVDSDSGMALGMTGGTELNLELAAAGNTEVVRAKRRIAEQLGLNDTIEDILITLSRQYHLLRPLESNGTLFLYVVLDRAKANLAMARHELKAFEKTLDFG; the protein is encoded by the coding sequence ATGTCAAAACTCAATCTGGAACACCTGCATTCGCTCGCCGGTTTCGTCGGCGCCGCGCTGGTCGACAGCGACAGCGGCATGGCGCTGGGCATGACCGGCGGCACCGAACTCAACCTGGAATTGGCCGCCGCCGGCAACACCGAAGTGGTGCGCGCCAAGCGCCGCATCGCCGAGCAGCTCGGCCTGAACGACACCATCGAAGACATCCTGATCACGCTGTCGCGCCAGTACCACCTGCTGCGTCCGCTGGAAAGCAACGGCACGCTGTTCCTGTACGTGGTGCTGGACCGCGCCAAGGCCAATCTGGCGATGGCCCGCCACGAGCTCAAGGCGTTCGAAAAGACCCTGGATTTCGGTTGA
- a CDS encoding roadblock/LC7 domain-containing protein, translating to MPHNAVNQVVKAAVGEVARASHLYDLQRIGREFAQTIEREPGIALLMLSTADGRAITEQSSLGVDGRRLAAMANSFLTLGETLARESGLSEADYATVSTRGGQLVLIRIRADKPLTLTAVGSADLNAAALLFNARDCAGRLATALAPPAG from the coding sequence ATGCCGCATAACGCCGTCAACCAGGTCGTCAAGGCTGCCGTGGGCGAAGTCGCGCGGGCGTCGCATTTATACGATTTGCAGCGTATCGGGCGCGAGTTCGCGCAGACCATCGAGCGCGAGCCGGGCATTGCCCTGCTGATGCTGTCCACCGCCGACGGCCGCGCCATCACCGAGCAATCCAGTCTGGGCGTGGATGGGCGCCGGCTTGCGGCAATGGCCAATTCGTTCCTGACCCTGGGCGAGACCCTGGCGCGCGAATCGGGCCTCAGTGAAGCCGACTACGCCACCGTCAGCACCCGCGGTGGGCAGCTGGTGCTGATCCGCATCCGCGCCGACAAGCCACTGACACTGACCGCCGTGGGCAGCGCCGACCTCAATGCCGCCGCGCTGTTGTTCAACGCGCGCGATTGCGCCGGCCGCCTGGCCACGGCGCTGGCACCACCGGCTGGCTGA
- a CDS encoding entericidin A/B family lipoprotein: MKRLLTLMVLGLFSAGVMTGCNTVAGAGKDMQGAGDKVEKTAEKCSDGKC, encoded by the coding sequence ATGAAGCGACTGCTGACACTGATGGTGCTGGGCCTGTTTTCGGCCGGCGTGATGACTGGCTGCAACACCGTGGCCGGCGCCGGCAAGGACATGCAGGGCGCGGGCGACAAGGTCGAGAAGACCGCCGAAAAATGCAGCGACGGTAAGTGCTGA
- the rocF gene encoding arginase yields MATQYVPVSLIGVPTDIGAGHRGARMGPEALRIAGLQEALAGRGVEVRDLGNLDGPRNPWQQPQAGYRHLDEVVAWNQALMDASYAELQAGRMPVMLGGDHCLGIGSITAVARYCREQGRPLRVLWLDAHSDFNTSEVTPSGNVHGMPVACLCGLGPQALTHLGGSAPALLPEQVRQIGIRSVDPDEKRLIKQHRIDVYDMRYIDEAGMKRTMEAALQGMSADTHLHVSFDVDFLDPSIAPGVGTTVPGGPNYREAQLVMEMIADTGRMGSLDIVELNPVLDNRNATAELAVDLVESLFGKSTLMRD; encoded by the coding sequence ATGGCAACGCAGTACGTGCCGGTTTCCCTGATTGGCGTTCCCACCGACATCGGTGCCGGCCACCGCGGCGCACGGATGGGCCCGGAGGCGCTGCGCATCGCCGGGTTGCAGGAGGCGCTGGCCGGGCGTGGGGTGGAAGTGCGTGACCTGGGCAACCTGGATGGTCCACGCAATCCGTGGCAGCAGCCGCAGGCCGGTTATCGGCACCTGGACGAGGTGGTGGCCTGGAACCAGGCCCTGATGGATGCCAGCTACGCCGAGCTGCAGGCCGGCCGCATGCCGGTCATGCTGGGCGGCGACCATTGCCTGGGGATCGGCTCGATCACCGCAGTGGCCAGGTACTGCCGCGAGCAGGGTCGCCCGCTGCGGGTGCTGTGGCTGGATGCACATTCGGACTTCAATACCAGCGAGGTGACCCCCTCGGGCAACGTGCACGGCATGCCGGTGGCCTGCCTGTGCGGGCTGGGCCCGCAGGCGCTGACCCACCTGGGTGGCAGCGCACCGGCGTTGTTGCCCGAGCAGGTGCGCCAGATCGGCATCCGCTCGGTGGACCCGGATGAGAAGCGGCTGATCAAGCAGCACCGTATCGACGTCTACGACATGCGCTACATCGACGAAGCCGGCATGAAGCGCACCATGGAAGCGGCGCTGCAGGGCATGAGCGCCGACACTCATCTGCATGTGAGCTTCGATGTGGATTTTCTCGACCCCAGCATTGCGCCAGGGGTAGGCACCACGGTGCCGGGCGGCCCGAATTATCGCGAGGCGCAGCTGGTGATGGAGATGATTGCCGACACCGGCCGTATGGGGTCGCTGGATATCGTCGAGCTCAATCCGGTGCTGGACAACCGCAATGCCACTGCCGAGCTGGCGGTGGATCTGGTCGAGAGCCTGTTCGGCAAGTCGACCCTGATGCGAGATTGA
- a CDS encoding MBL fold metallo-hydrolase, with product MTALVDSSIHTIDTGFGGAQFDAAYLIVEGHHAAFVDCGTSLSVPRLLAALQLAELTPAQVDWLILTHVHLDHAGGAGALLQHLPNARVLVHPRGAPHMIDPTRLIAGATAVYGQDEMARSYGQIVPVPAERVVEAVDGQAVLLGARALCTVDTPGHARHHLCVWDARSRSWFTGDTFGLSYRQLDSAQGAFILPTSSPVQFEPEAMLHSIARLMEAAPQAMYLTHYGRVDSPGPLAQALVQQIHAMTEIALGCAAHPDRHRCMVAALTALYLERARQHGCQLDDAGVAQLLATDIELNAQGLACWLDRAVR from the coding sequence ATGACAGCACTGGTTGATTCCAGCATCCATACCATCGATACCGGCTTTGGCGGGGCGCAGTTCGATGCGGCGTACCTGATTGTCGAGGGGCACCACGCAGCCTTTGTCGATTGCGGGACCTCGTTGTCGGTACCGCGCCTGCTGGCTGCCCTGCAGTTGGCGGAGCTGACGCCGGCGCAGGTGGACTGGTTGATCCTGACCCATGTGCATCTGGATCACGCTGGCGGTGCCGGCGCCTTGCTGCAGCACCTGCCCAATGCGCGCGTGCTGGTGCATCCGCGCGGTGCGCCGCACATGATCGACCCCACCCGCCTGATTGCCGGTGCCACTGCGGTGTATGGGCAGGACGAAATGGCGCGCAGCTATGGCCAGATCGTGCCGGTGCCGGCCGAACGGGTGGTGGAGGCCGTGGACGGGCAGGCGGTGCTGCTCGGCGCGCGCGCGCTGTGCACGGTCGATACGCCCGGACATGCGCGGCACCACCTGTGCGTGTGGGATGCGCGCAGCCGCAGCTGGTTCACCGGCGATACCTTCGGCCTGTCGTATCGCCAGCTCGATAGTGCGCAAGGTGCCTTCATCCTGCCGACGTCCTCGCCGGTGCAGTTCGAACCGGAGGCGATGCTGCACTCGATCGCGCGGCTGATGGAGGCCGCGCCGCAGGCGATGTATCTCACCCACTATGGCCGGGTCGACTCGCCCGGCCCGTTGGCGCAGGCGCTGGTACAGCAGATCCACGCGATGACCGAGATTGCGCTGGGCTGCGCGGCACACCCAGATCGCCACCGCTGCATGGTGGCGGCGCTGACCGCGCTGTATCTGGAGCGTGCCCGGCAGCACGGCTGCCAGCTGGACGATGCGGGCGTGGCGCAGCTGCTGGCCACCGATATCGAACTCAACGCGCAAGGGCTTGCGTGCTGGCTGGATCGCGCTGTGCGCTGA
- a CDS encoding CsbD family protein, protein MNKDIISGKWTQLKGQMQAKWGDLTDDDFKVAEGNAEYLQGKLQERYGWDRDRAQTEVRAFEKSLHDDR, encoded by the coding sequence ATGAACAAAGACATCATTTCCGGCAAGTGGACCCAGCTCAAGGGTCAGATGCAGGCCAAGTGGGGCGATCTCACTGACGATGACTTCAAGGTTGCAGAAGGTAATGCCGAATATCTGCAGGGCAAGTTGCAGGAACGCTATGGCTGGGACCGCGACCGCGCCCAGACCGAGGTGCGCGCCTTCGAAAAGTCGCTGCACGACGACCGCTGA
- a CDS encoding entericidin A/B family lipoprotein, producing MKRAIVLLVLSVFSVGMLSGCNTVAGAGKDVQGAGEKVEDAARR from the coding sequence ATGAAGCGTGCAATTGTGCTGCTGGTGCTGTCGGTGTTCTCGGTCGGTATGCTGTCGGGCTGCAACACCGTCGCAGGTGCCGGCAAGGACGTGCAGGGCGCTGGCGAGAAGGTGGAAGATGCCGCGCGCAGGTGA
- the tmk gene encoding dTMP kinase: MTIELKPGGLLIAIEGIDGAGKTTLARSLATTLQTAGARVVLSKEPTNGPWGTQLRQSAATGRLSADEEADLLIRDRHEHVETLIAPALARGDIVILDRYFPSMVAYQGAAGLPLDALLERNAFAPRPDVLLLLDLPPPTGLSRIRARGDAPNHFETQDNLERCRAIFNGLQLPGKHVVDASADADSVLRQALARVVAAAAQRLRSNAHADAGTAALQLLSAGRPA, translated from the coding sequence ATGACAATCGAACTGAAGCCCGGCGGGCTATTGATCGCGATCGAAGGCATCGATGGCGCCGGCAAGACCACGCTGGCGCGCAGCCTGGCAACCACCTTGCAGACGGCCGGCGCGCGCGTGGTGCTGAGCAAGGAACCGACCAACGGCCCGTGGGGCACGCAGCTGCGCCAATCCGCCGCGACCGGCCGCCTGAGCGCCGACGAAGAAGCCGACCTGCTGATCCGCGACCGCCACGAACACGTGGAGACCCTGATCGCTCCCGCGCTGGCCCGCGGCGACATCGTGATCCTGGACCGCTATTTTCCTTCCATGGTCGCCTACCAGGGTGCCGCCGGGTTGCCGCTGGACGCGCTGCTTGAGCGCAACGCCTTCGCGCCGCGCCCGGACGTGCTGCTGCTGCTCGACCTGCCGCCGCCGACCGGCCTGTCGCGCATCCGCGCCCGCGGCGATGCGCCCAACCATTTCGAAACCCAGGACAACCTGGAACGTTGCCGCGCAATCTTCAACGGCCTGCAGTTGCCGGGCAAACACGTGGTGGACGCCAGCGCCGACGCCGACAGCGTACTGCGCCAGGCATTGGCACGTGTGGTCGCCGCCGCAGCGCAGCGCCTGCGCAGCAACGCGCACGCCGACGCCGGCACTGCCGCGCTGCAGTTGCTCTCGGCCGGCCGGCCGGCCTGA